AGGATGAGTGTAAATGGCCGCCGCCAGTTGCTTCTTTTTcaatacatttattgtttttaggtGTCCTTGTGCTTCTCATAAAATGCGTCGAGGTATTTTTTGTACTCCTTTTGATCATTCCACATCATTGCGGCCTGCGCGTTCAGTGGACTTTCATTATTTGGCTCGCCCAACAGTGACTGTATTGACAACAATATGGTGCGTACATCGTACAGCGCTGACCACTTGTCCTTGAGTATATCCAGACAAATAGCGCCCTGGAGATCAACGTTGGGATGAAAGCATGGCGTCAGGAATTTCACCACAGGCGCCGCATAAGGATACGAGTTAGGAAAGTCGAGCGACAGACGATATGTCTGGCTTGCATATACCGTGTTGATTGGGCCAGCAATGGTTCCGACCCATTTAAAGATGTTTTCACCATCGGGAAATGCAGAAATTCCCTTCTCGTTCGCCATCATTAGATTCATGAGTTCTTTATGCAGTCTTCAAATTCaaagatatttatattttattagtgCATGTAAATGAACACGAGCTCGTATACATCAAATTGTAAAGTAAGCATTTATATCTGAAATTTGGCGCCTTACCTTTTGCTCACAGCATGATTGTCTTTAACAGGCAGCAAGTCATCGTTGTGTTTGCTActgccaccagcaccaccactcTGTTCGGGGCTGATGTTTTGTGCCATTGCGTTGTACTCTGGGAATTTAGTCAGTGGAGAAAGTAGCTAAACGTTATTCTAATTAAACAGCAATGTGAATTTTGGTTGCGTCTGTTACTTTATAGAATCTTTTTTCTCTAAAACAAAATGGTTGGAGACAACACGCACACAGGGTTGTATTTCATGACAACTGAATTGTCACGAGTGGCTTGCTTTAAATAGTCGTTAGTACTTACTATTagagaaaatatttaagagtaggaactaaaaacatttatgattataatttaaaaataaataaatgccttttttttttgtatttataattaattgtattacacacatgtataaaaaaatcttgaacatttgcaaaaaatatattttgtaccTGTGACAGTAACAGGTACATACAagtgaaacaaaaaacagcagcaaagcaaattaaagtaCTTGTATTTAATGGAAGAAAATAGTTTGATCTATGGATTGGAGTTGCAAGCTCGTGCACTTACACCTCAATATGGAGAAAGCAATGATGTATGCTTTTTTATAGCCACAAATTCGTTGAAGCCAACAAATCAAGTACATTTACTGCAGTATGATGAAGAAAGTGGCACTACGCAGGCCAAGGTACTCCTACCATATAAACCAAATTATGTACAATGTATTTCACATATTGCTTATTCATTTCTAAAGATATTTGAGCATGCCATGGGTGAGGTTTGGAAACTTAACAGTTGCCCATACGATCCGAAATTGCTGGCTACAGTTTATAACGTTCAAAAGGGTGTCCAGGTTCAATCCCAAGCCGCACTCTTAACATTACCAACTGACAGCTTGGATCTGAGTTctcagcaaataaaaagtgaatATATACCTTGGGACCATGTAGAGGTATTAGACACAAGTAATTTAGGTGAACAATGTTTTAAGACCGTCGAGTTCCATCCAAGCCAGGAACAGACTCTAGCATGCGTTTTATCGAACAAATTGGCCATCATGCAGCGAGCGGAATCGTCTACTCGTGTTGTGGCAGAGACTTCAGGCGCTGTAAAGCACATGTCTTCATTTACAAGTGGTAAATGGTCACATCACCATCAGGGCCaccaatttattgttttgcacGACACAAGCGTTCGAGCTTACGATATTCGCGATTCCCAACACTGCGCTTGGAGCATTGATGATGCGCATGGACAGATGGTTCGAGACTTGGACTGTAATCCAAATAAGCAGTGTCATTTCGTAACTGGTGGGGACGACGGGTATCTTAAAGTGTGGGATTGCCGCACGGTTAAGTCACCGGTCTTTGAACGTTCGGACCATTCGCATTGGGTCTGGTCAGTTCGTTTTAATACATTTCATGATCAACTCCTTTTATCCAGTTCAAGTGATTGTAAAGTTCTTCTTACCTGTGCGGGTTCAGTTAGCTCCGAGACGTCTTCTGCTCAAGAGCCAGAAGATAAATCAGTGGACATTTTACAGGAACGTCACAAAGTTTTGTCGGATGGACTTCTGCAAACTTTTGATCAACATGAAGATTCTGTATATTGTGCTGAGTGGAGCAATGTTGATCCCTGGATCTTTGCTTCATTAAGCTACGACGGACGCGTTATAATCTCAAAAGTACCAAAACAGTTTAAATACCAAATCATTCTATAAtcacagcaaattaaaaactaattgtgaaattaatacaaatatatttaaaaacaaagcttatATTTAACCAGTGTCTTCTGAGGTGCAGTCTGAGGAGTCATTGGGATTTGCGGTTTCAACGGAGCAGACCCGCTTTATCAATTCATTCTCGATCTCAACAATTCCGTCCTGCATTTGTACATATTCAATTGTACCATCGCTTCGCTTAGTAGGGTGTGACTGGTGGGACTCCCCTTCTATCTTTGTTTTTACTGTTGGCAATTCTGTTTCATCTTCAGCTTCTTCTGCTAAACTACTGCGCTGTGGTTGCACTTCCGCATATATAGAGGGatattgctgttgtagctTTTGCTTAATGAATCGAATTTTGCGAAATATATAATCGAGGTCCTTTTTCATTTCACTAAGCTGTTTAACATGCCGTTTGAAGTCTTCGTTAGCGCTTTTTATACGACTATTGGAGAGTGCATTGCAGTTGAGCAACATTTCGTTTGTCTTTTCGAACCGTTGCAACCTGTACATGCAAATACACTACTAATCACGAAAGGATAAtagattttatatttgatagtaactaacatttgcttttgtgctcGTATCATTGTTTCAACGTCACTCTGATCAACCATTCCCGCAAGATTTTGAATAAACGCTTCGGCAGCTGTGTAGTTGTTAAAACCAAATCCATTGAAAGATTCCTGGTCTGGGGTCGCATCTGTCTTTTCATCCATGGTAATGTTTCTTAGTAAAAGTCCcttaagtaaaagtaaaatttgcaACTAGCAGTGGAGCGAAAAGTACTTACCTGTTACTGTCACAATTTCTGGAGAATACCACATTTGTGAGCAAATACATCGATAAGAAAATTTCGTCGTAGTATGGCGCTTCTGCAAACGCACCCCCTGTGAtatgataaatttaaatgtgaataactcCTATGTAATCTTGCCGTTCGTTCTGAACCTTTCGGGAATCGATGGAGACCTTGTTTAAGTgtgtattgaattttaaaatttccgTTAAGCATTGCAGAAGTAAatcgctttttttttcaatatgcGTGGAACAGTGGAAAGAAAAATATCtagccaatttttttttgttgctattgcaaatttttttaaaatttttcgcCATAGTTTTTTTCTAGCACGCCTAACTTAAAAGAACGCCTCAGATAATTAGGGTTTAAAATAACAGTTTAACGACATGTTTTGCATGTAAGTTTTGTGGTCCAGTGTGGGAGAGTGGATAACGTAAGCGATGTGATTGCATTGTATGTTTAGATTAATCAGACTTGGGCCCAATGCCTTGGGCGCATTGCGCTCTGGACACTTATATCTTATATTCTCACGAAGGCTGGTAACCCTATCCTTCCGATACTATCGGTTAGCTCCATCGATGGTCGTTGCAAtcgactttttttttattactttttggGCCGTACCAAACACTACCAAAAGAAAGTAAAATTTCAACTAAGAAATTCGGGTGCCACATaagctttcaaattaattatattaaaatgtcGATTAATTTACGAACTGTTTACGCCTTTGCAAGGGAAATGTatccaaaaataaatgcggaGCATATTCAATATGGAACTGCTGGCTTCCGTGGAAAGTGAGTATTAATAGGGAGTGGCGAAGATGCAGTATCTTAACActcgtatttatttttagatattCTTCATACTTTATCAATGTATCTGGATcccaaatataaatacacacatataaatgcacgtacatatgtagatacatatgtatgcatgttgaGTGGGAGCACCGTTAAAATTCAGTGGAGTTAATATTTGGCTTCCAGTACATGTAATGATAAAATGTGAATGAGCATATGTAAGTAATACTATTACATGtgtaaaatacaattttatttttagggcTGAATTTTTGGACAGCGTTATGTTTAGAATGGGCGTGCTTGCTACACTTCGCTCCCGTTATCGCGAGGGTGCTGTCATTGGAGTTATGATTACTGCATCCCATAATCCAGAACCTGATAATGGTGTAAAGCTCATTGATCCTAAGGGTGAAATGTTAGAGCCCAGTTGGGAGACCATTGCGACGGACTTGGTTAATGTAACCGACCAAGATTTAGAGCAAATGgtggcaacaataataaaagataaTAAGATTGATATTAATTCAAGCTCTTATGTGTATGTTGGAATGGATAATCGTTATCACAGTCCACGTTTGCTAAAGGCCGTAGCTGATGGAGTAATAGCCCTAAAAGGGAATGTTAGAGAATACGGTATAGTTACAACACCCATGATGCACTACTTCGTCgttgcagcaaacacaaaagaaGCGTATGGAAAGCCCACTGAGGAGGGGTACTATGAGAAACTTATCACTGCTTTTGAAAAGATTCGAAATGGTCAGTTAGAGACCGGAAACTACCGAAACAATCTAATATTCGATGGGGCAAACGGTGTTGGTGCAAGGAAAATGCTCCAGTTTATAAAACGTATGAGCAACTCTTTAAATGTCAATGTAATAAACCAAGGTATAGGAAGTGGAAAAATTAATGACGAGTGCGGAGCTGATCACGTGAAAGTAAAGCAAAGGCCACCTATTTCAATGCCAGATTTAGAGCCCTATTCGCGTTGTGTAAGCGTCGATGGAGATGCTGATCGAATTGTGTATTTCTTTAATAACGACTCTGGTCAGTTTAGACTGTTAGATGGTGATCGCATTGCAACATTAATTGCTGGCTATCTGATGGAATTAATCAAAAGTTGTAATATTAACTTGCGATTAGGCCTTGTACAGACTGCCTATGCAAACGGGGCTTCAACTGATTATATTGTTAACAAACTGAAGGTGCCTGTTTCTTGTGTAGCAACTGGCGTAAAGCACCTGCATCACAAGGCCTTAGAGTATGATGTTGGCGTTTATTTTGAAGCAAATGGTCATGGCACTGTAGTGTTCAGTGATCATGCAAAACTAATTATCAAAGAGTCAGCCCAAATTAACCAAAACGCAAAGACTCTATTGCTTATAATCGATCTAATTAATGAAACTGTTGGTGACGCGATTTCCGATATGCTATTGGTCGAGGTAATCTTAAGTCATAAGGGTTGGGACGTCAAGGATTGGATATCTACTTATGAGGACTTACcaaatcaacaattaaaaattaaggtTCAAGATAGAAATGTAATTGAAACAACAGATGCTGAGCGTGTTTGTGTTAGACCCAAGGGTTTGCAagatgaaataaataaagttgtttcAAATTACAAATGTGGACGGGCATTTGTTCGACCATCCGGAACTGAAGATGTGGTTCGAGTATATGCTGAGGCTTCCACTGAGGATGTGAGTACATAAAACTACATTTTGTCAACtaaaatacatattatatttgatatacTTTTCTAGGACACTCTACAATTAGCATACGAGATTGGACTCTTAGTTCAGAGAATGGCAGGCGGAGTCGGACCGGAGTTAACAAAGCCAAGCAATGCTCATTTGTAGTAAATATGTGTAGACTCAGGGGTTCGCAAAATTACATTTCTTCGACTAGCCTTGGTTTCTTATGTGAacgttattttattattagcttagatttttgttattctttAATGTGACTGATAATCTTATATCTCATTTACTTTATTGTGTTCTTAAGATTTTCAGGTTATTTCAGCATTTTTCGggttataaaatatacagaTCGTGTAGGAAGCTTTTGATTGTCAATTGTGTTTGCGAAACTCAAcgctcaattttttttgttaaatgctCAGTTTAAGTGTATTGGCATTATATAATGTATTGAATTTTACTTgaaagaaattattaatatagaattttaacaaaaaaattaattatcaCCAACATTtcttgcaaaaatattttcattatttttattattattaattattatttatgtgtggaAAAATCTTGAACCTGCTTCAAGCCatcttttataattatattttcaacaaaatatCAAGCTACCTCTCAAAGTCTCAGTTTGAGGACGCTTTTATCTTTCTCCGACGAAAGACGAATCGGGGCAGTGCGGCGTGTCGAAAATACAATTTCCAGTACAACTGCAACTCTAAAGTTCCTTTTTGACAACCCCACATATTCATACTGTTGTGTCTGTATGCTGTCGTCTTATCCTTTTAGTGCAGTATAATGTCAAAAGAATTTCCGTTTATATCACTAATCACGTCCCCTCACAAATGAATTTCAAGTATCCTACGTATGCTATAACATACATATCTATTCTCCGACGATCGGTAATTCTTATATCCCAACAAAAatcattgcattttattttgcatgaaATTTACAGTTTATACATAAAATCTGATAATATTCGAGTTAATAACTAAAGTTATTAGAATTATATTTCTTGCAATACAATCAAAATTTCtaagaattaatttaacagAGAATTCAATGTACTCTCAATAACgaaattatatgaaaatggCTGACAATATCATTGATagtactaataaataaatgtaatacaCATTAGTTTtttgtctttatttatttttgtagattTGACATTTTACTCTAATTGAACATAAAATACATGTATAGTTTTAGTAACATTTATATGgtaattgtatataaaaagttaaataccATTGGTATGAATggacatttttgtatatatttgtatactgGACGGATAATTCTATACTTTGTGCATATTCGAGACGATtcttaaaaattcttttgcttaaacaaataaaatgttttcagAAAGAAGATAAGGCACTTATTACAAATTCAGGTATTTGCCATATATACTGTATTAGTATATTGAGTACAATTTTCTATgctaaatatgtatatgtattggaATGTATAGAGAAAAGTGACACTAACTGACAATTAGAGTAAAATTCTCAGAGTTAGTGTACTTGTGATTAACAACACTATCGACATTGTCATGTGGGCGGCACCGGCATAGCAATCTGTTATGCGTCGCGCTCGCATATAGTTTCCTCCCAAATAGCTATCATATCTTCTTTGGTTTTGCGGGACGACTTGCAATTGTCTAGTGGCATCTTGgaaaattaaatcataatGGCCAATAGGAGACGAAAACATACTGAAACTAAATGCATCCACGTCTTTTCTTCCGTAAAGTTGTTGAGAATAAGTAAGCAAGTTAATGTAAGCATTTAACTGCGTTTCATTGTAGTTAACACCACCACGTGTAACAACGGCATTAGCTTTCACTTTTCCCAAATTGCAGCGCATATAGTCTTGGAGCTCGGCACGTGTACCATCTGTGCACAACAACTCAAAATCATCGTTAAGAGCATTGCGTGCCCACCATTCTTTTCGCTTTCCACCAGTACTTTCCATAACTGTAGTGTGCTTCATAAATGCTACATGACCGCCACCTTCGACAAGGCAACGAAAAGCACCTGTATGACCATAATAGTCCTCAGAGGCATCGCGACGGCAATATCTATAACTAGTTCCATGGCAAAGATCACACATGCTGTCGTAAGGTACACCAGTGTTATATTCACTGCTAATGGCACCCGGTACGCACGACTTTGTAAAATATTCTGCTGCCGCACGAATGGAATCACAGCCATACGGTCGAATCCAACCATTCGAAATTAAAAACGCCATAGGATATGTCCATCCAGCGGCAGTATTTATGCCTGTATGACATGTATACTTGCCTTTCAGATAAGTAAGTTCAGTATCCGGGTCTTCTTCCTTAGCGACAGCTACCACATAATATTCCGGTTCACCCAAATTGTAGACTTCAGACATAAACGGAATAAGATCATAATTGAGTCCACCAGTGTAGACATCTCCGGCGTCAAATACCGCCACATCAGCCTTTCCTGATTGAATTAGCTGCATACAATTAATATGCGAGTGCATCTTCTTGCATATTAGCTCAGGCTTTAAGATTTGAGCTTTTAACGCGGtctgtaatatattttaatattaaatgttttgatGTTGGTGATAAGAGTAACTATCGAACTCACTCTCATTTTGATGCACTTTTCCAATTCCGGGTCTGACGTCACACATAGAGTCATGGCAGTGACAGGACATTCGCGTATACCGTAAATATACTGAATAgagttttgtaaatatttagtaaaggATTGATCGTCTTCGGGTATTGAAATTAGTGCTCGTGCAGAATCCTAAAAAGGAacattcaattattattttttactggAAAATTACAAtcacaaaaattgtaattaaaatatacctGGAACAAAAGATTGGATGAGCTGTATCTCCTTGACTCAAATATACGGAATTTTTCGTAGGGTATCATTGTGTTATTGCCATCCTGAAGGTTAGGCTCAGAAGTAAAACTACTGTCCAAGCGTTCATTACGGTAATTAGGGtttgataaataattttgattctGACTTCTAGAGAAGCTAGTGTCATAAGAATTGGCGTTGTCATATggattaaaattgttgttatagcTGTTGCGATCAGTAAATTGACCACGATCACCATTTTGGAAACTTCCTTGCTGTTGATTGTGTAGATCATCGCGAACAACATTCGAGTACAACTCTGCAATAcgttgcaaaaattgttgataCTGTTTCCTCTCTCGGAAACTACGTGCAGAAGATGTTACAATTGCATCGGAAGGAACTTGACCCCAGTTACATTGACGATAGTCGTTAATAGCAACACGACGTCCATCGCGGCAGAGCAGTTCGAACTTGTCGGGCGACAGGTTTtctaatattaaacaaattaatttattcactaattcaaaacgaaaaaaagttttatactTACTAAATTCGACAGTTTGAATCATTTCAGACACTGTAGAATGCCTTAAAAATGCCACCTCGCCTGCTTCGAGAAGGCATCGAAAGGCACCGTCATACCCATAATACGGATCTGCAGCTGAGCAACGCCCAACTGGTATTTTACCGGTACATAAAGCGCATAgcctttttatataaagtgtatattattatatctATATTCAATTCCCATAATGCTCAGATACTCACTTGTCTGAGTTATCTCCAATTGGATTATACTTGTCAATCAAAGAATTCACAGCGCAAGAGTTGTTAAAGTAGTTGGCAGCGGTTTTAACCTGATTATTGCAGTCTACTACTTCCATGCCACCGtcgtgttgcagctgcaacaaatacGATTAATTctgtgtataaaataaaaattaaacaaaacgtaCAGTGTATATTGGCACAATCCATCCCGCAAGGCTGCCAACCCAAGGAAAGCACGCTCTTTTATTTCGAAGATGTCGGATTTCAGTGACGTCAGGGAGtgaatttttctttaatacTGCCACAGAGAAATAATCTGAGAAACCGCCCTCCAACTTTTCCTGGATTAACGGTATTAGAGAGTTGTACCGCCCAGCGGTAAAAACGTCTCCAGCATCTAAAGAAGTGATATGCGCCTTCTCCCGATCAATATGATGGATGCATTCATCAGCACTATATGCCATTAAGCATGTTAGGTTTAAAAATACTTCATCGAAAAGAGCTCGGTCCCGCTCGATGGCCACGGTCAAGTTTAGACATTTATTTTGCTCATTAACATTCTTCGTGCACCAAATAATATGCCCAGTTTTATGTTCATCATAATGATGCTGTCCtgaaataaaaagttgttaaTCATTAAATAGCTATATTTCAAAAGaagcttataataaaatagttttacttTAAGCACAGAGTACGTTAccatttacatacacacacacatacacgaaCAAATAACTTTGTTAGCAAACAACGCCCAAAGTGTAGTCAGCGTGTCTCAAAACTTACCATGTATTATAGTGAAATAAGTTGCAATGAAAATAGtaacataaaatgaaaatttaatcaTTTTCACAATTATTAAACAAGAGGCATttactcaaattaaattaaaaagtcaattttccgaaaaatttgttaataaatacacTGAGCCACAACGACACGCCCGGGTGTATACAGTATCGATACCGATACATTGTTCCTATCGATGTTTTAAGAGAACAAgtgttgcaaaagtttttcagAACATTTGGTGTTTTTTAGCCTTTTTCTGACTTAACCAGGTACTTGCGACTTAgagaagcaaataaaaatacataaatgatccaaatataaatttattttttttagaatggCAGCTTTACGAGGCTGGAGATTTATTGGATTTGTTTCATGTATAATAGCGGCTGTTGGGCTTACAATTTATCCGGTTATCGTAGACCCGATGATCAACTCACAGAAGTATAAATCATTACAAgaacgaaataaaaatatgaagtaACTTAtgtacttacatacatacatacatatttgcaacaaagtttggcttgtttaacaaatactttttaataaactattatCCAATGGTACACCTGTGCTATAAATAAGAAAACCGTTTACAAACACTGGTGTTATTATCTTCAGAGTCAGCTGACACCATTGAATTGTAAACTGAGCGGCATATGTACGAGTTTATGTGCATTCATACGTGTCTCctttattaatattcaaatatgaCATCAAAATCGTTTGAACGAAACGAAATTTTGTTTCTATTTGATGTGGATGGTACGTTAACTTTTCCTCGCTCGACAGTACAACCGGAATTCGAAGAGTTTTTTTATACCAAGGTAAAGTTCCTTAGCAAATAAGGAAAACTTAGCATTcctgcataaaaaaaattaaatattgaaatttgtatagGTAAAACCACGTGTGACAGTGGGAATTGTCGGTGGATCCGATCTAGAGAAGATGTTTGAGCAGCTTAATGGCAAAAGGATATTACAGGAGTTTGACTTTATTTTTCCTGAAAACGGCCTCGTTCAAATTGAAGCAGGCAAAGAAGTTGGTAAACAAAACATTATACAGCATTTGGGAGAACAGACATTGCAAcgatttataaattatgtgctTCGTTACTTATCTGAGCTAGAGTTACCCATTAAACGGGGTACGTTTATCGAGTTTCGTAATGGTATGATGAATATTTGTCCGATTGGTCGTCAATGTAGCAGGGAAGAGCGGAATATGTTTGCCACATATGATGCTGAACACAAAATTCGAGAGAAAATGATTACAGAACTTAAAGAGGTTTTTGCTGATGTTGATCTAACGTATAGCATCGGTGGACAAATAAGTTTCGATGTGTTCCCACATGGCTGGGATAAGACTTATTGTCTGCGGTATGTTGAAGCacactataaatttaaagaaattcattttttcGGCGATAAAACTGATCCTGGCGGTAATGATTATGAAATCTACACGGATCCACGAGTTATTAGTCATAAAGTAAATACGCCAAATGATACCAAACGTATACTGCGTGAGATTTTAAATCTTTAATGATCAGTGCTTTGGGAGATGAAGGAAACTTTTCATTTATGCTTATATAAGTATGttagtttgaaaatatattttcctGTCATTACTAtgattaataaacatttatttgtattttaaaaaatgatgAATAATGTTTGGGTAGTgttttatttagtattaataaaaactatttataaaattgtattcaaGTTGAACTGTAAAATTTTCCATAGGCTTTATTTTGATACATTTGACGATTCTCAATGCAATTAAGTCGTATTGGTATTCGTATATATTTAGTCATGAACAGACCAGTTTGAATCAAACCCGCAAGCTGAGTCAGAGTCTGAATCAACGGGGATTGATGACAAGCCCATGGTTTTGGGTGTCCTTATTTGATTTGGAGTAGTTGGCATACTGCTATACCctgtgtttaaattaaaactagaGTTAGACGAGCAGATAGAGTCTCGCGGTGAGTCAGTTGCATTAGAGGCAAAAGATGACCGCTTTGTAGATTTATACTGCCTATATTCGGCTGATTTTGGTGGTGGCATTAGGTTTTCCAAATGTTGAGTAATGTTATCTGCTGAGCCCCACGATTTGTGAACAGCGTCATACGTATTTCTACTGATTGGAACACTAGATCTTGATCCAACTATTGTGTTATTGTTCGTTCCGTACGGTATTGTCCCCGATGCTCTCTGATTCAGATGCAGACCCCGTGTCGTACCATTGgcatgatgatgacgacgctGATGAGGGTGACGGTGAGTTTGTTGGTGAGGGCGAGTGGCTTCTAAACGTTCGCCATGTCCATATACCATCGGAGTTGgaccattgccattgcccacTCCTAAGAAATTGCTGAATGCCTCTGTTGTTTTCTTTACTCGGACATTCAGTGAACCAATCCTCAGGAATCCCAAATCTTTTTCgactataataaaattaaaaaggcttaattagaataaattaataattaaaatccCATTATTTACATACTTGTATGCTTTTTTCGAGCTTTGATTTCTAGAAAATACAGaaagtaaaaatcaaattattaacttcttaaacaaattaatactaACTGTAATGTGTTCAAAAATAGATAATGAAATACACAAATGACCAAAATGCAACATAGAATAAAGTTTCAAACGGGGTATGATAGTATCGTGAGATgaaacattaattaaagtagCAACTTACCAATAGAAGTTAACAGccatcaaaacaaaaaaaaactttttaaatttttaaaaagacTTCagagttttataataaaaaggattttaaaaattaaatttgcataaacatgcaacattagtacaaagtaaataaaaaattattcagcGCTGATTGattgaaaacatttaaactcattaaaaatattaacctGCC
This genomic interval from Drosophila busckii strain San Diego stock center, stock number 13000-0081.31 unplaced genomic scaffold, ASM1175060v1 chrUn_07, whole genome shotgun sequence contains the following:
- the LOC108600120 gene encoding melanotransferrin, with protein sequence MIKFSFYVTIFIATYFTIIHGQHHYDEHKTGHIIWCTKNVNEQNKCLNLTVAIERDRALFDEVFLNLTCLMAYSADECIHHIDREKAHITSLDAGDVFTAGRYNSLIPLIQEKLEGGFSDYFSVAVLKKNSLPDVTEIRHLRNKRACFPWVGSLAGWIVPIYTLQHDGGMEVVDCNNQVKTAANYFNNSCAVNSLIDKYNPIGDNSDKLCALCTGKIPVGRCSAADPYYGYDGAFRCLLEAGEVAFLRHSTVSEMIQTVEFKNLSPDKFELLCRDGRRVAINDYRQCNWGQVPSDAIVTSSARSFRERKQYQQFLQRIAELYSNVVRDDLHNQQQGSFQNGDRGQFTDRNSYNNNFNPYDNANSYDTSFSRSQNQNYLSNPNYRNERLDSSFTSEPNLQDGNNTMIPYEKFRIFESRRYSSSNLLFQDSARALISIPEDDQSFTKYLQNSIQYIYGIRECPVTAMTLCVTSDPELEKCIKMRTALKAQILKPELICKKMHSHINCMQLIQSGKADVAVFDAGDVYTGGLNYDLIPFMSEVYNLGEPEYYVVAVAKEEDPDTELTYLKGKYTCHTGINTAAGWTYPMAFLISNGWIRPYGCDSIRAAAEYFTKSCVPGAISSEYNTGVPYDSMCDLCHGTSYRYCRRDASEDYYGHTGAFRCLVEGGGHVAFMKHTTVMESTGGKRKEWWARNALNDDFELLCTDGTRAELQDYMRCNLGKVKANAVVTRGGVNYNETQLNAYINLLTYSQQLYGRKDVDAFSFSMFSSPIGHYDLIFQDATRQLQVVPQNQRRYDSYLGGNYMRARRITDCYAGAAHMTMSIVLLITSTLTLRILL
- the LOC108600126 gene encoding uncharacterized protein LOC108600126, translating into MAALRGWRFIGFVSCIIAAVGLTIYPVIVDPMINSQKYKSLQERNKNMK
- the LOC108600123 gene encoding probable phosphomannomutase, with protein sequence MTSKSFERNEILFLFDVDGTLTFPRSTVQPEFEEFFYTKVKPRVTVGIVGGSDLEKMFEQLNGKRILQEFDFIFPENGLVQIEAGKEVGKQNIIQHLGEQTLQRFINYVLRYLSELELPIKRGTFIEFRNGMMNICPIGRQCSREERNMFATYDAEHKIREKMITELKEVFADVDLTYSIGGQISFDVFPHGWDKTYCLRYVEAHYKFKEIHFFGDKTDPGGNDYEIYTDPRVISHKVNTPNDTKRILREILNL
- the LOC108600466 gene encoding uncharacterized protein LOC108600466 isoform X8, which produces MCIRLTGTLWIGVETNRWTTVDRDPVSQPQLAVKFNCCGTAADPADLGEIKARKKHTIEKDLGFLRIGSLNVRVKKTTEAFSNFLGVGNGNGPTPMVYGHGERLEATRPHQQTHRHPHQRRHHHANGTTRGLHLNQRASGTIPYGTNNNTIVGSRSSVPISRNTYDAVHKSWGSADNITQHLENLMPPPKSAEYRQYKSTKRSSFASNATDSPRDSICSSNSSFNLNTGYSSMPTTPNQIRTPKTMGLSSIPVDSDSDSACGFDSNWSVHD
- the LOC108600466 gene encoding uncharacterized protein LOC108600466 isoform X7 → MQGRMGAIHHFIWLHSLEETTYSNCCGMCIRLTGTLWIGVETNRWTTVDRDPVSQPQLAVKFNCCGTAADPADLGEIKARKKHTIEKDLGFLRIGSLNVRVKKTTEAFSNFLGVGNGNGPTPMVYGHGERLEATRPHQQTHRHPHQRRHHHANGTTRGLHLNQRASGTIPYGTNNNTIVGSRSSVPISRNTYDAVHKSWGSADNITQHLENLMPPPKSAEYRQYKSTKRSSFASNATDSPRDSICSSNSSFNLNTGYSSMPTTPNQIRTPKTMGLSSIPVDSDSDSACGFDSNWSVHD